The genomic DNA TCGCTGTGCCAAAAGCGGTTCGGCATGAACCATCGGGATGCGGACGGCTTCCTCGAACAGGATTTTGTCTACCTCGGCGTACATTTTTGCCCGATCGTCCTGGTTAGGAGTCGATCGCGCCTGCTGAAGCAAACTGAAGACCCGATCGTTTTTCCAGTTGCCGATGTCGGTGGTGGAGCCTTTGCCGAAGTGGGGATAGAAGAAGTTATCCGGGTCGCCGTAGTCCCCCGTCCAGCCGAGCATAAATGCCTGATAGCCAGGAGATTTGAGGCGATCGGCGAGGTAGGCTGCCCAGTCTTTGGTGTTCAGCTTGACGCGAATCCCGATCGAACTGAGTTCCGCTGCCCATGCCTCGGCGGTAGGTTTGGGGTTGGGGAAGGATGCACCGTTAATGGGGGCGTACCAGACTTCCAGATCAAAGCCGTTGGGATAGCCCGCATCCGCCAGCATCTTTTTCGCCTTGTCCGGGTTGTACTCGTAGTTACCCAGGCTGGCATCCTGAAATTCCTTCATGGACGGAGGCGTAAAGTGGGAATCCACCGTGCCCAGACCCGACCAGAAAGCTTCGACGAGCTGCTTGCGATCGATCGCCATTGCGATTGCCTGCCGCACTTCTTTTTTAGACAGCGGCTCGTAGGCGGGATTGAGTGCCAGATAGCCGGTGTTGAAGGAAGGACGACGCAGCTCCTTTAGATTGGAATCGCTCTGGATTTCCTGAATCTGCTGGGGCGACAGGTTTTCCGTGAAGTCGATCGTGCCTGCGCGAAGCTCTGCCAGTCGGGAAGAGGCTTCTTTAATTGTGCGGAACACGACCTGATCGGTTTTGGGTAAGCCTGCCTGCCAGTAGTCGGGATTTTTCTCCAGAATCACCCGATCGCCCGTGCGCCATTCCTTTAGCCTGTAGGGTCCCGTCCCGATCGCCGGAGAGCCTGCAATCCCATAATCGCCGCCTGCTTTTTTGACTGCATCGGGGCTGGCAATGCCAAAGTAGCCGGAAGCGATCGCCGCCGGGAATGCCGCAAACGGTTCTTTGAGGACAAACCGAATCGTCGTGGGGTCAACCACTTGGATTTCTTGCAGCAGCGAATCGGGCGATCCTTTGAAGCCGCCAAACAGACTCACCCAGGTTTCGTAGGTTTTGCCCCCATCCCGGAAGCTATTCGGGTCTTTTTCATCCCACCAGCGATTCACGTTAAAGCGGACAGCTTCGGCGTTAAAGGGGGTTCCGTCGTGGAACTTTACCCCGTCGCGCAGTTTGAACGTCCAGGTACGCCCATCGGCAGAAGCGGAATATTCGGTCGCCAAAGCCGGAACCAAATCGGTTGTGCCCGGTTTAGCATCCAGAAGGCGATCGTAAATCTGCTGCTGAACTGCCACGGAGTAGCCATCCGTCACATTCCCGGATTCCAGCGTCACCGGATCGCCTACTGACCCAAACACCAGCGTACTGGCATCGGTTTGAGCGGCGGGACTGCCACCCGGATTGCCAGAAGGATTGCCAGAGGGATTGGCAGCGTTTTGGGTGGGCGCGGTTCCACAGTTGGAAAGCGTCACGGTCAGGGCAGCGGCTAAAGCAAAGAGGGCAAACCACCCTCGTTTAAGTCGCCCAATCATAGAAATGAAAGTCCTGCTGAAAAGCGTTGTTTTAACGGATTGATACCGTTCTTGAGGACACTGCGAAACCAAACAAATTTGATATACCTAAAGACAGTAACGACTGGCATTTCAGTCAGCCGAAATTGTAGATATTTTCTTAAGGTCTTACCCCTTCAAATTGAAGAACTGTTACAAAGACATCAGTTTGAGGGACGATCGGAATCAATGATTGAACCTGCTTTTACCAGTATGCCGCAAGCGTAAACCAAGCTTAATTTTTAGCAACAATTAAACTGAGGCTTGTGCGTTAGGCTATTGCTAGAACGGAGTTCAACCCAGCTCAAACAGGAGTAAAAGAATCAGGACTTATCAATGAATTTCGCGGCTCCTAATTCAAAATGTCTCTTTCGGAGGATAGATTTATAACCCGATCGGGTCTTCTCCAAAAAAATCGGTTTCTGCTAGAATCCATCCCTTACTAACTTTAAGAGACGTTTAAATCTCAGTATTTCCTGACTTTTTAAACCGGGTTCGATCGCATGAAAGAATTCTTTAAAGAATTTCCCAAAACGATCGTCCCGTTCTCCACCTCACCTATTCTTTTTACCTATCCCAATGTCCACCCCGATTCTTGATATTCATAATTTATTCGTTGATTTTCAGCAGGAAAAGGATTTGATTCCCGCTGTTCAGGATGTGTCTTTTCACCTGATGCCGGGAGAAACGGTCTGCGTGGTGGGTGAGTCGGGGTCAGGCAAGTCGGTGACTTCGCTGGCAATTATGGGGCTGCTGGCTCCTACGGCTCGTATCCGGGGCGAAATCTGGTTTCGGAATCCGAGTAAATCAGTGGATGCGGTGAATTTGCTGAGTCTGTCGGCGGACGAGCGGCGCACCTACCGGGGCGGACAGATTGCCATGATCTTCCAGGAACCGATGACCTCGTTGAATCCGGTCTATACCTGCGGTTCCCAGGTGATTGAGGCAATCCGGCTCCACAGCCCCGTTTCCGAAGAAGAGGCACATCAGCAGGCGATCGCCCTCTTTCGCGAAGTGAAGCTGCCCGAACCGGAAGCAATGATGGATCGCTACCCGCACCAGCTCTCCGGCGGACAAATTCAGCGGGTGATGATCGCGATGGCGCTGAGCGGCAACCCGGCTTTGCTGATCGCAGACGAACCGACGACGGCGCTGGACGTGACGATTCAGGCAACGATTCTGGAACTACTGCGGGAAATTCGGACTCGGCGCGAGATGTCCGTCCTGTTTGTAACGCACGATATGGGCGTAGTGTCGGAAATTGCCGATCGCGTAGTGGTAATGTATCGCGGCAAAGTCGTGGAAGTTGCCAACGCCTACGATCTGTTCTCCCATGCCAAGCATCCTTACACCCAGGGTCTACTGAACTGCCGTCCCACCCCCGAACGTCGGCTCTATCGCCTGCCCACCGTCTCGGATTTTATGCAGGTGAACACTACGCCCGATGGTAGCGTCCAAATCGAAGCACAGCCCCGCAGCGTTATTGAAAACAATCCCCGCTTTGTCACCGTTTCCGCCGAGGAAAGAGCCGATCGCTATCAGCAGTTAACCCATCAGTCGCCGCTGCTCTCCGTCTGCAACGTGACCAAAAGCTATCCCGTGCGATCGGGCTTGTTTGGACGCAGGACGTTCTTTAATGCCGTCGATGATGTCAGCTTCGATGTTTATCCGGGCGAAACTTTGGGACTGGTGGGCGAATCGGGCTGCGGCAAATCGACCCTGAGCCGGGTGCTTTTACGGCTGATTGAACCGACCGGCGGAGAAGTCATGTTTGACAGCAAATCGGTCTTTCAGCTCAACGAAGCCGAACTGCGAAAACTGCGCCAGGAGATGCAAATCGTTTTCCAGAATCCCTACGGCTCAATGGACCCGCGCCAGAGTATCGGCTCTGCCCTAATTGAACCGATGCTGATTCACAATATCGGTACCTCCCATCAGGAACGCTATCAGAAAGCGGTGGCACTACTGGAACGGGTTGGCTTAAACGAAAGCGCCATGAGCCGGATGCCCCACGAATTTTCTGGGGGACAGCAGCAGCGCATCTGTATCGCCCGGACACTGACCTGCAATCCGCGATTTATTATCTGCGACGAATCCGTTTCCGCTCTGGATGTATCTGTCCAGGCACAGGTGCTGAATTTGCTCAAAGATCTTCAGCAGGATTTTGGACTCACCTACATCTTCATTTCGCACGATCTCAGCGTGGTGAAGTTTGTCAGCGATCGCATCATGGTGATGAACCAGGGCAAAATCGAGGAAATTGGCACAGCCGACGAAATTTACACCAATCCCACTCGCGACTATACGCGCCAGCTTATCAACGCCATTCCCAGCGCATCCTTAGACGAAATTCGCGATCGACAGTCTCGTTTAGTGGGTGCGGATTTTTGAGGTTCTGAACCGCTCCCTAAATCCCCATAGCTCCCATTCCGGTGAACCTCTCTAGAATTGGAAGTTGAAACCGTTTGAATCATTGGCTTCCTGACCTATGACCCTGCCGATTTCCGAATCCGCAATCCGATCGCATTCGATCGAGAGTTCCTTCAGTCGAGGCGAGAGCTACTACGAGCAGGGCGCAGTGGCAGATTTGGTGCAGCGGGGCAATACGATTTTTGCCGAGGTGGAGGGCAGCGAGTTCACGCCCTATCAGGTTCGTCTCACGTTTGATGCAGCGGGAATTACGGCAGCGCACTGCACCTGTCCCTACGACTATGAAGGCTGGTGTAAGCATCTGGTTGCCGTGGCGTTAGCCTGTGTGCGTCAGCCCGATTCGCTCGAAAAACGTCCCACCTTAGCGCAACTGCTCGATCGTCTAGATCAGGGGCAAATGCGGCAGCTCGTCCAGGAACTCGTTGAGCAGCAGCCCGATTTAATGGAACGAGTCGATCGCGTTGTCCTGCGTCTGGCGAATCCGGTTCCTCCCGTCCAGCAGGGTAAAACTCGACGTTCTGCCGTGAATGCGGCTCCCTATCGGCGGCAGGTCAAGCACATTCTGCGGGAAGGGGTGCGATACCTGGAAGAAGGCTATGAGGATGATCCGTTCTCTGAAGAGTTAGAGACGATTATAAACAAAGCAGAGGAATTCTCTAGAGAAGGAGACGGGAATAGCGCGATCGCCATTTTGCAGGAAATTACGGGAGCCTGCGCGGACGAATGGGATGATCTTGCCGAATATGGTGGCGATAGTTTTCCGATCACGGAAATGCTGGACGAAGCCTGGGCGGAAGCCATCCTGAGCGCAGAGCTTTCCCCCGCCGAAGTCATCGATCTGGGCGTGATGCTGGAGGAATGGCAGGAAATTCTGGATGGAGATTTCAGCATGAGTCTGGCGGCACTCGATCAGGGCTGGACTGACCCACAAATTCAGCGCGTGCTTCAGGGCAAAGGCTATTCCGATCCGGCGCGACTGGAAGCATCCTACGGGCAAAAGCTGGCACTCATCCGGCTGCAAATCCTCGATCGCCAGGAACGACAGCAGGAATACCTTAATCTGGCAAACGCCGAAGACCTAATGCAGCCCTATCTCACCCGCCTTGCGGAGTTGGGCAGAATCGAAGAAGCCGTCACCACCGCCCGATCGCGCATGACCACCGCCGAGGAAGCCTTTTCCCTGGCAAAAGCACTGCGATCGCAAAATCAATTTGCCGAGGCTCTGTCGATCGCCCAGGCAGGACTGCCCCTCCCCGGACACTGCCGCTACGATTTGGCAATCTGGACAAGCGAACTGGCGGAAAATCTAGAACAGCCAGACATCGCCCAAACCGCCAGCATGACTGCCTTCAGCGTGAAGCCCAACTTTGCCGACTATCAGCGGGTGCGTCAGTTTGCGGAGGATTGGGACTCGACAAGGTTCGATTTGCTGTACACCCTGCGCCAATCCCACGGCTGGGACGCACAGGAGGCAAAGGTCGATATCTTCCTGCACGAAGGACTGATCGAAGATGCCATTCAAGCCGTGCATGGCGAAACCTACCGATCGGAACTGGTGCATCGCGTCATGGAGGCTGCCATTTCCACCCATCCCGATTGGGTGATTGAAGCCGCCTGCCAGCGTGCCGATGCGATTATGGATCGCGGCAAAGCCGATCGCTACGATGAGGCAGTGAAGTGGCTAAAACAAGCCAAAGCTGCCTACCTCGCCGCCGGACAAAAAGCTGCCTGGGAAGCGTATTTCGATCGACTGCGATCGTTTCATGGGCGTAAATACAAGCTAATGGATTTGTTCAAACAGCTTTAGCCATCCCGATTGATTTTTTGATTAGGGCTGGAGGCGGAACCTCCTAAACGACATTACCAATGCAGAGCATTGGAACAAGGAAAGCGGGGAAATAGAATGCGATCGGCTTAGCCGTCCCGATTGATTCCTTTTTTAGGGGAAGGGGGAATAGTAGAAGCAAAAGCCTTTCATTCTCCTGCTAACCGAATCACTATGAAGCTGCGATCGCCCCGAACGGCAAAACGCCTTGCCTGGATGCTGCTGTCTCCCCTGCTGCTGCTGTGCATCCCCAATTCCACCACGGCTCAAGAGCGCCAGGGATGCTTTATGATCACTTCTACTGGACGACTCATTGATCTAGGGGAAATCTGTCCTGCTGCTGCCCCGTTCCAAACCACAGGGACGCCCCAACTCGGCACAGGCGACATTCAGGTGACGCTGCGCTGGACAACCGCCGATGATCTGGATCTTGCCGTCACCGATCCGAACGGGGATATCGTTACCTACGCGAATACGGTTGTGCCCTCCGGTGGGCAGTTGGATGTGGATGCCAATGCAGGCTGCGCCACGGCTGAAGCAAGCCCGATCGAAAATATTTTTTGGCTTCCAGGGCAGGCAGGACAGGGGGATTACTCGATCGCCGTCAATCTCTATCAGCGCTGTGGCTCAGGTGGAGATCCGGTTCCCTTTAACCTGACGCTGCTGGTTCAGGGCAATACTCGCACGCTCACGGGCACCGTCAGCGAACAAAATCCGATCGCGACATTTCCTTTCTCAGTCGATCGAGCCAGCGGATCGGGGGCAGCACAAGCCTCTCGATAGGTCACGTTCTCTAGAATATTGGCGTAAAGCAATCGAGAGCAATACATTCGATCGCCAAGGCTGTGCGATTATAAAGTGAGCCTATTAATATAGATTTAAAGATTTAGAATCTGCACAGCTTAACGGAATTAATCCATCAAAGTAGTTCAGCAGGTCACACGACAACAGTGACAGAAGAACAGTGACAGAAGAACGGTGACAGAATCAACATGACGCAGGTCTTTTTAGAGGTAGCCCACACGATAATCTCACAGGGCAATCTGCGAAGTGATTCAAACCAAAATCTCGATCGATCAACCATCGACCAACTAATATCGAGCAACTAAAGGGGAGTGGGTATGCGTCGCGCCTTTTTAATCCTGGCTTCATCCGCAATGGCTTTTTCGCTGGCAGCCTGCGATCCGGGCACCAACACCGAAACAACCGTGAGCGAAGAAACGCCGCCCGTGGTCAAACCCAATCCAAGCCCCTCCCCTGCGGTTGCTCCCCCTGCACCGATCGTTCTCCCAGACTTGATTAGCTCCACTGACCCCAATCAGCGAGTCCAGCGGGTACAGGGCAACCGCAACGATCCCTTTGCGCTGATTCCCACAACGCCTACCATTGAGCGACCGGAAACCGTCCCAGTGCCTGCTCAACCTGTTCCTGGCGGACAAACCACACCTCCCCCAACCCGTCGAGCAGCGCAGCCTACCTCTCCTACCCCACAAGCTCGCCGTTCTGGAGGACAGGGCACTCCCAACCGCCCCGGCACCCTGGCACCCATTCCCAACCTGACCGGACGCGCCCCCACTCCCGTTACTCCTCCGCGCCCGCAGCCGGAATTAGCCAGAGCCGTGCAGGTCAGCGGAGTTGTACAAATTGGCGGCACTCCTTTTGCGATCGTCACTGCTCCAAACGAGCCAGCCAGCCGCTATGTGCGGGTTGGTCAGCGGCTTTCTAATGGTCAAGTTTTGGTCAGGCGAATTGATATGAATCCGGGCGGTGAACCCGTGGTAGTGCTGGAACAGTTTGGCGTTGAAGTTGTGAGAGCCGTGGGAGAAGGTGGCGCACCTGCAACCAGTCCTGCTGCTGCCCCCGCCGCTGCCGTTCCCAATGCCGGACAGCCTACAGGCTAGGGGATTCCTCAGCAGGTTGACTTAGGATTAGCCACGATTCAGCCGATCGGGAATGCCTTCACAGCCTCCCGGAATCGTCGATCGCGTGGCTGCCCCCCCCCAGGCACAGCAGTAAACTCGCTGTTCTTCGGACAACTGCTGCACGTCGGTTAAATCTGCCCCCTCCACGACTGCCCCCGTAAATTCGCCCGTTTCGTAGTTGGGCGGGTCGGTGAGCGTTCGGGGGGTTGCGGTTTCAACGGAACCATAGAACAGGCGGGCACCCCGCAGATCGGCTCCAGATAGGTCAGCTCCGCAGAGGATGGTTCGTGCCAGGTTGGTTCGCACCAGTTCGGAGCGGCTCAGGTTTGCCCGAATCAAATTGATATCGCTAAGGTCTACCCAGCGCAGATCAGTTCCCGCCAGATTCGCATTCGCCAGCATCACACCCAGGTCAATGACCCGCACCCCTGCCAGCCGATCCTCCGCATAGCTGCCTAATCCGTCAAGAATTGGACGACCCAGACGCCGATCGCGTTCTAGCGGAGTCAGCAGCCTCGATTTGGATAGAAACCGTAGCACTTTCGCTTTTCCGCTGGCATCCACACTGCTGAGAATGGCGGCAGTTCTACCCTCGGCGATCGCCCGTTCCTGGGGCCAGTCCTCCAGCAATCCTTCCTCGTCCAGCACCAGATCGGAAATGCCCTGGAAGTAGGTATCGATCGTTTGCTGCTGGGTAATCAAATTCTGCTGAATCGTCAGATCCTTTGAGATCACATACTGCCGCCACGCCACATAGACCGCTAGGATCGCAATCAGGATTTGCCCCACCGCACCGATCACTTCCCCCAGCGCGCCCACTGCCTCCCAGTTAAATGCCCGGACGATCCGCCCCAATCGATCGATCCATCCGGTCAATGCCATCAAGCCATAGACGGCAGCCACGAGTCCCGCAATGCCGATCGTCAGCGTCCACTGCTGAGGCGACAGCAACTCCCGCGCCACTTCCGCCACCGCAACCCACACGACCCGCAGCGACACCAGTAAACCCACCATTGCCCCGGCAAATGCCATCCAGGACGCATCCAGCCACAGACCGACCCCCATCAAGCCGATCGCGATCGCAATAATTAGCCCAAACGGCGGCTGAAATTGTCCCCGACGGGCGATCGAAACGGAGAAAGGCAGCGCAGAAGACTCGTTGAGCAGCAGCGCATCCGGCATGAGAGCATCCAGCGCAGGAGACGGACTTGCCGATGAGGGAATAGAAGGCTTGTTAGACCGCGCAGGCGATCGGGTGGGCTGGAGAATGGGCGAACCAGAAGCCTGACCATCTGGGCTGGAGAAACTGCCTGAAGCAGAATTTGCAGAGCTGGGGGTGGAATTAGGGGTGGGATTAGGGGTGGAATTAGAGGCAGTCATTAGATCTTGGGATTTGTCCTCAAATGCTACTCAGATTTCTAACAAAGAATCCAGGGATTTGTCCTGCAAGTGGACTTGATCCAGCGGCAATTCGTTGATCTGGGATCGTCTTGCGATCGTCCTGGTTTCACTCCTGCCTCACAATCCCAAAAAAACTTGCGCCTCGCAGAAATTCTTGTGCAAAAGTTCTTCAAATTTTAAGCATGGCAATAGAATAGGTTACTTAGTTGCTGTACTACCGTTTAGAACATCCGGCGATCGGCAAATTCGGGGCGGGACGGAAAGCGGTAAGCGCAAGGAATCGATGGGGAGAGGAGTGTAAGGTATGTCCAATTTGGAAAGCTCTTGGGAAGAGACGGTCGTTCAACTGGCAGAGGCAGGCAATTTACGAGCAGTGGCATTCTGGCTGAATCGACACCTGGTGACGCAGGGCATCTGTGTTCAGGCAACCAGCAGTCAGCCCGGACAGCTCACGCTACAAATCCTCTGCCGTCAGGCTCCCGATCGCGATGAGCTAGTGCAGTTTATCTGTCAGCGGCTCGCCCAACTGAATTCCCCCGTGATTCGATCGGTGCTGCTGAAAACGCAGGTGATGGGATCAGCGGAGCTGCTGTGGACGCAAAATGTCAGTTTTACTCCCGTTTCGGCTGCGAAAACCTCAGTAAAGACCCCAGCAAAGACCCCAGTGAAAACGGCTGTGGGCGATCGGGCTTCCTCCGTTTCGATCGTGGTTGGGGCAGACGGAGCAACGATTAATATCGCTTCCGATCCTACGGCGACCCCCATCGGCAAGGTTGCCTTAGCCGACTCCGACTCTGTGATTTTAGAGAAGATCCCTGCGGAAAAAATTCCGGCTTCCGCTACTAAAATTATCCTTCAGCCCGCCGCCCCTCAGAAATCGCCGAAGGGCAAGTCTGCGAAGGGTTCCAAATCCCACTCCCTCAAATCCCAGCCACTCAAGCCCCAATCGCTCAAGCGCAAAACCGCCCACTGGCTTAAACAAAGTCAGGATCAGCTTCAGCAGGGTAGTCGTCAGCTGCGGCAGTCTACTGAACGATCGATCCTGTGGTTTCAGCGGCAAAAAACGGGGCGCAAGGCATTAATTCTCGGTGGGTCAGCGATCGCGGCATTTTTGCTGGGCTGTGGGTTTGAGCTACTGCGGCATCAGATGACGATCATGACGGCTCACAGTCAAAATCCGGATGCGGCAGTAAGTACGGCGTACCAGGGCATGGTAAAAACGGC from Leptolyngbya ohadii IS1 includes the following:
- a CDS encoding ABC transporter substrate-binding protein, producing the protein MIGRLKRGWFALFALAAALTVTLSNCGTAPTQNAANPSGNPSGNPGGSPAAQTDASTLVFGSVGDPVTLESGNVTDGYSVAVQQQIYDRLLDAKPGTTDLVPALATEYSASADGRTWTFKLRDGVKFHDGTPFNAEAVRFNVNRWWDEKDPNSFRDGGKTYETWVSLFGGFKGSPDSLLQEIQVVDPTTIRFVLKEPFAAFPAAIASGYFGIASPDAVKKAGGDYGIAGSPAIGTGPYRLKEWRTGDRVILEKNPDYWQAGLPKTDQVVFRTIKEASSRLAELRAGTIDFTENLSPQQIQEIQSDSNLKELRRPSFNTGYLALNPAYEPLSKKEVRQAIAMAIDRKQLVEAFWSGLGTVDSHFTPPSMKEFQDASLGNYEYNPDKAKKMLADAGYPNGFDLEVWYAPINGASFPNPKPTAEAWAAELSSIGIRVKLNTKDWAAYLADRLKSPGYQAFMLGWTGDYGDPDNFFYPHFGKGSTTDIGNWKNDRVFSLLQQARSTPNQDDRAKMYAEVDKILFEEAVRIPMVHAEPLLAQRSNLSGWTPSPFGSESFANITKQ
- a CDS encoding ABC transporter ATP-binding protein, translated to MSTPILDIHNLFVDFQQEKDLIPAVQDVSFHLMPGETVCVVGESGSGKSVTSLAIMGLLAPTARIRGEIWFRNPSKSVDAVNLLSLSADERRTYRGGQIAMIFQEPMTSLNPVYTCGSQVIEAIRLHSPVSEEEAHQQAIALFREVKLPEPEAMMDRYPHQLSGGQIQRVMIAMALSGNPALLIADEPTTALDVTIQATILELLREIRTRREMSVLFVTHDMGVVSEIADRVVVMYRGKVVEVANAYDLFSHAKHPYTQGLLNCRPTPERRLYRLPTVSDFMQVNTTPDGSVQIEAQPRSVIENNPRFVTVSAEERADRYQQLTHQSPLLSVCNVTKSYPVRSGLFGRRTFFNAVDDVSFDVYPGETLGLVGESGCGKSTLSRVLLRLIEPTGGEVMFDSKSVFQLNEAELRKLRQEMQIVFQNPYGSMDPRQSIGSALIEPMLIHNIGTSHQERYQKAVALLERVGLNESAMSRMPHEFSGGQQQRICIARTLTCNPRFIICDESVSALDVSVQAQVLNLLKDLQQDFGLTYIFISHDLSVVKFVSDRIMVMNQGKIEEIGTADEIYTNPTRDYTRQLINAIPSASLDEIRDRQSRLVGADF
- a CDS encoding SWIM zinc finger family protein, whose product is MTLPISESAIRSHSIESSFSRGESYYEQGAVADLVQRGNTIFAEVEGSEFTPYQVRLTFDAAGITAAHCTCPYDYEGWCKHLVAVALACVRQPDSLEKRPTLAQLLDRLDQGQMRQLVQELVEQQPDLMERVDRVVLRLANPVPPVQQGKTRRSAVNAAPYRRQVKHILREGVRYLEEGYEDDPFSEELETIINKAEEFSREGDGNSAIAILQEITGACADEWDDLAEYGGDSFPITEMLDEAWAEAILSAELSPAEVIDLGVMLEEWQEILDGDFSMSLAALDQGWTDPQIQRVLQGKGYSDPARLEASYGQKLALIRLQILDRQERQQEYLNLANAEDLMQPYLTRLAELGRIEEAVTTARSRMTTAEEAFSLAKALRSQNQFAEALSIAQAGLPLPGHCRYDLAIWTSELAENLEQPDIAQTASMTAFSVKPNFADYQRVRQFAEDWDSTRFDLLYTLRQSHGWDAQEAKVDIFLHEGLIEDAIQAVHGETYRSELVHRVMEAAISTHPDWVIEAACQRADAIMDRGKADRYDEAVKWLKQAKAAYLAAGQKAAWEAYFDRLRSFHGRKYKLMDLFKQL
- a CDS encoding pentapeptide repeat-containing protein, which translates into the protein MTASNSTPNPTPNSTPSSANSASGSFSSPDGQASGSPILQPTRSPARSNKPSIPSSASPSPALDALMPDALLLNESSALPFSVSIARRGQFQPPFGLIIAIAIGLMGVGLWLDASWMAFAGAMVGLLVSLRVVWVAVAEVARELLSPQQWTLTIGIAGLVAAVYGLMALTGWIDRLGRIVRAFNWEAVGALGEVIGAVGQILIAILAVYVAWRQYVISKDLTIQQNLITQQQTIDTYFQGISDLVLDEEGLLEDWPQERAIAEGRTAAILSSVDASGKAKVLRFLSKSRLLTPLERDRRLGRPILDGLGSYAEDRLAGVRVIDLGVMLANANLAGTDLRWVDLSDINLIRANLSRSELVRTNLARTILCGADLSGADLRGARLFYGSVETATPRTLTDPPNYETGEFTGAVVEGADLTDVQQLSEEQRVYCCAWGGAATRSTIPGGCEGIPDRLNRG